TTAACTGAAGGTTGACAGTAATTGTTACAAATTAGGCACAGCAGTTATCAAAATGCACTCACTTGCATAGCTATAGGACTTATTAAGGAGATTAAAATAGATCTAAAACTATCCAGTACTGGGGGTGCTGGACAACTGTTGATCACCAATTTTCCCTCTGGAATATCTTCTAATACTACATGATTTGTATACTTGtataatttcctaatttttaattcTGGTACAAGGATTTTCAAGTTGTGGATCAAGAATCAAGATACATAATCTCTAATGGCACTATTAATGGCACTAAGCGGGTTAGCAAGGACAAGAACTTAGTTTTAAAAGTCCTAACTTATTCAAATGTTATGGTACCACCAATGAACAAAAATGCCCTCTTATGAAATTACAGAATGGTTTGTAAAATTACTCTTCTAAAAGTAAATGAATCGTAAATTGGGTTTGGAAGGCAGGTGTCCGGATTGCTATTCCTAATGCAGAAATCATTCTTTCATGACAAAGatctttattctcttttcctaCCATAAATGTTCTAATTTTTCTCCCACAATAACCTATCACATCATGTTTCTGAATTTCAAAATTGTCAAATGGAATAAATAACCAGTTATGTGGAAGCTTtacattttgtttgcttttgcatgTGATAATCTTATGTTCAACGAGAGTGAAgctacagataaaaaaaaaaatacatcctgACTTTGTTATAACTATAAAGGATTCACAATTTAATCAGCTATCCTACTTCTGAACACTCTATGTACAACTAGTAATCTACATTTCTTTAAAAGGGCACACAAAAATACAATCACCCAAGAAAACTCTTGCTAGGTTAAGAGGTTGAACCTTCCAACTTGCTCTAATAAAGCTTATTAGTAATTGCTGGGTATTCACCTTCTGGTCTGGCAGTAGTGGATTGCTCTGAAGTGAATTCAAATGGCCATTGATGAGAGCTGTAGGTCTATCATGTTCACAAAATAAACTGCCATTGATGTAGTGAAACCGATCTCCCGGGACCAGGCGATTCCGGCAGGTAGAGCACGTAAAACactgaaagggaaaaacaaaccCACTGAAAACAAGGTACAAATTAAGTCTTTTTTTGGTCACAAGTTTATAACCTGTTTTTAAGCAGGTATCTGTCAAGTACAGAGGCACTTAGGGTTTAgcgttttttcttcctttgacaGAACTCCAGAAAATAGTAAGCCAAATTGCTATCAATTGGACCAGGCTAAATGGGGACAAATCCAAATACATGTGTACTTCTGTCTGTGGCATAGGGGAAGCGTGGTCTGTGCATGTGGATGTGTAACCATCACTGCCATGCTACAATTTCAATCATTCCTTCAAGTGTCTGCAGCTTGAGAAAACAGTTCATACCAAGGAGAAATGCTTTGTCCCCATGTAGGTAGGAAaggtatgatttttttaaaaaaaaaagagatgcaaaTACTACCTTAAGATGATACACATTGCCTTGCGCCCTCATGACGAGTTCACTCGCAGGAATCGACTGTCCACAAGCGCTGCAAGCACCGCTATTTCCAAATAACCTGAAACAAAGAATGACGGTTGACACTAGTGAATAATCCTAaaccaaagaaagagaaagaaaaacacccCCAGACTCTGGGCATCCCTTTGGAATGCATTTGACAGGTTGAATTCTTAGGCTCAAGCCTCAAATTTTCTGAGTGATTTACATAATCTGGGAAAAATCCTTTTTGTGGGACAACTAACTTCTGCCTACCGCAGAGGATGCCCCAGATTTAATCAAAATATTGACTTACACCTCTAGCAAATACAATTCTATTCTACACACATTTTATCAGATTACTGGGttcatcataaaaaaaaagatacaattcaTGACTGGAGTTTAAATGCATTGTGTCCTTGAAATTATATGAAGAACTCTTTTGTACTTTAATCATATCTTCAGATGAGTCATCAAAAGGGTTAAGAGGATTTGATTGTATATCTAAGAAGACATCATGCTCAGTGTATTGAAACTCCCGTAAACCTCCATCAGTGCAGACTTTCCATTAGAAACTCTCTGCTATCCAGGTTGATATATAATGTGTATGGGTTAACCTTTTCAATCATGGTGTCAACACTTAAGATTTGCCTCTGCTCATCTCTTTCATCCtaaccttctctctctcttgatAATGAAATGCTTGCTCCAACTTCCCTCTATCTGCTCCTGAGTCCACAATTTAGATTACTTCATCTCTGCTAGCAACAAACTGAATGAAATTTCGATTTGAGCAGAAAGTAATTTACCGGGATCTGGACCCATTTGTCATCATATCTCTCTGGGTGTTTGCTGTATCACTGCAGTTTTCCTATGCAATCAAATGAGACCACAACATCTGCcatggggggaggaggggggagaagGAAAAGGCTGCAGAGGAGGGGAAAGCTCAAGGAACTGTGGTGTACTGAAGAAAAACATATACATAATTCCTTACACCCTTCTACAAgcacaacaaaatattttaataaccacCGAACTTGGGCTTTTATGGAATCTGTAGACTCAACCTGGGAAGCTTTATTTGCTTTTGGGCTTCCCTCTTTAatatccacaaatatttattaaacagacCAAAATGATTTCACATTGAAAGGTGGTGTCGGAACAAGTAAGCAGAGTCAGAGAGGTAGTTttcaaaaacgaaaaacaaagtGAAGAAGACTTACAAATTAACATATTGGTGtcataataaatattaacatttgcaTTTCCTCCTTGTCCAAATAAAGTCATAAAATGCAGTTTGTGTCAAACCAGGAGACATGTTCCTATAGAACACCCCGTAATCTGAATGATTGCGGCATGcctctatataaaaataattgctttgAGTTTTCAGAATCTGGTCTTGCAGAAGAGGCTTGTCATGTTCAAACTACTAATTTGCTGTCGCCACTTTATTGAAAATAGCCTGTAAGTTGTTATTAAATGTATTGACTGAACGACAGGGAGAGTAGTAAAACTGCCCCTTAAGATGGCTTTTAATAGGAAGCCCGAGAAACAAATTTTGCAGCAGCATCGATTTGAAGAGTTCAatcaaaactccatttcaaaactaATTAGTCTGAGATCCACGACACATTGACACGTTCTTGCAGAATCAGAACAGTTACAGAAAGAAAGCTGAAATAATACACTGTCAGGACCTCTAGCCGCAGGACCACACCATGTGGGAGCTTGGGGGGCCTCTGGGCTGCTGTCTCCTAATGCTGGACACTTCAGGAACACTGATGAGGACCTCCCGGTGTCTCACCTGCGGTACCACTGCCGCAGGGGAGTTCTCAGAAGGGGAAGGTAGCCAGAGAATTGGCATGGCCCTGAGGAAAGCATTTATGGACAGCAGTAGTGCTATTCCAACCCCCAAAACGGATACCAAATTCAAACAATTTgggtaaaaataaagttaaaaaccaGTCCATGTGGCCAAATACATGCTGAGGATAAGAGAAGACAGGTAATGGGGGTAGAAGGGGGTGACAGAATCCTAACAAGGTTAAAGaacaaatatcctcttacagcaACCCTGAAGTATTTTAATGGATAAGAGTCTATAATTATTGTTGCCACTACCACAGGTAcacagtgacactccatctcaaaaatacccTTTTCACAGTACCCATCTGATTACTCAGCCTAagtgttcatttatttaacaattcaCCCTGAGTAAAGTCAGTTGTAAGTCTTCAACATCTAAGTCAATTTTAATAATCAGGGCAGTCATATGTAATCCAAAAGCCTTTCATAGATCTTATTTTTTGCAGGGCTGCTATCATAATCTTTCAGAGAACAATCAGCCACAAAATGGTGGGATTCCTGAAGTGCCAAAAATTACAGTTACAAAGTTTGAAATGACCAAGATCTACCCAGGACTGATGTGCTACTGAACAACATATCAATGGAGTTTAAGATCTTTCCATGCCTACAGCTTTAAGGCTGCCTCAGAGCAGAATAACTTACATGTCTATACACATTCTAATCCCCTTTTACCAGAGAGGAAGGCTACCATTAGAATTCCACCCTTTTTCTGAAaagttgtgtgtgtgcgtgtgtgtgtgtgtgtgtgtgtttttacaaCGTTTCTGTGCGCTGGAGAGTTAATTATCTAACCAGGGGGACTGTCCGGACAGTGTTTGATTTAAAAGGCTCGAGGCTTTAGGTGCTCAATTAAGTAGCTATCGGTCTCAGACTGGACTATAATGGGCTCTTTTCTCTTTAACTCAAGCAACGGGGAGATATACCCCAGGTCAGGCTAATTAAAGCCAGGGGAGTCTTTAATTGTGATGACAGAATCGGTTTCAGTTTCCTTTCTTTGGGTCCTCAGTCCAAGAAGGTCGTTAATATTTCAGCATTTGGGCAATGCAATCAATCACAAACATCAAGAGGTTCCTTATATAGGGAAAACGGAAAAGATGGGAAGAAATCCCACCAAACCACTGCACTTTAAAGGTGCTTTGCTCCTATTTGAACAACACCATGTAGTTTTATTCCTGTTTGCCCGCTCAGCTCCAGCTCTCCTTGCTGGCATTAAGAGATGGAGGACAAATCGTATTTTTAGTTTACTATCAATGCTTAGCATCTTTCAGTAACTTCAATGACCAATAGGTGGGCTTATTTTCAACTGCATTATTACTTCAAGCAAAATACACGCAATATGAAACGCTACCTGGCTGTGTTTTCTAAACTGCTTTTGGGCAAGAAGTACGTTTCCGAGAGTGTGGCTGAAAGGTATACATTTGTACCTGCAAGTAAATATCAGCAACCTATCTGAGGAGAAAAAAGCACATCCACAGCTACTGATCCAGAAGCAATTGGTTTTCCAGCAGGTTCCTATATTTAATCTAAATTCTGCACCAGCTATATTAAATGTAACAAAGAAATGCAACCCAGAAATTATGCCTGGAGCCAAGTCCATTAAAAGTACTTCGGAATAACTAGAGACCAGGCACCTTAAAAGCACCAGAAGCTATTGATACTTAAGAGGGGGGCTGTGCATAATCCCAACTGCTGCattagagaggggagggagggaaaaaaaaaaaatcagccaaattACGCTTGGTTAATTCAGAGTAACAGATCTGCCCCCAAGTGAATTGGAGGCCTTGAATTAATTCTGTTATGACAAATCAAGATAAACGTTCCCCCTAAATTGCATGcgatttaattaatttttgagatcctgtttttttttttttctagctaatAGTTCACATGCTCCTGTGCTGTCATTGTGCTTGAGTGGGCAGACTTCAAAGTGATATTAAATAACCAACTATTAGATTTACCTAGCACGTCCTATTGGAAAAGTGCCATTTAATTACCTAGCCTGTTCAATTAAAGGGACAGCATTCTCTGAATATAGCAGCTTGCTGTTGATTACCAGGGAAATGAACTCGCTGTCTGGCGGCGCCTCCATTCCTAACGCCACCCCCTCCCCAAACACAACCTCCACCACCAACTACCAATTCTCCCCACCCTCGCCCCAGGCCCCCACTCCCGGCCGCGCCGGGCTCACTGCGGCTGCGGGCGCCACGTGAACCGCCCGAGCGGAGCCCGGGGAAAGAAAGCGCGACCCGCTCGCCCGGCTCCCGCCCTGCGCTCGCCCCCTCGTGGGCCCGAGACCTCCCGCCGGCTAGGCGCTCTGGCTGCGGCCTCGGGCGGCGCCGGCCCGGGTGCTGGCCGCCTAGCGAGCGAGGGCCAGCCGACGACCGCCACCCTGGCTTCCGGCGCGTTTCCTCGCCCT
This portion of the Pongo abelii isolate AG06213 chromosome 1, NHGRI_mPonAbe1-v2.0_pri, whole genome shotgun sequence genome encodes:
- the LMO4 gene encoding LIM domain transcription factor LMO4, whose translation is MVNPGSSSQPPPVTAGSLSWKRCAGCGGKIADRFLLYAMDSYWHSRCLKCSCCQAQLGDIGTSCYTKSGMILCRNDYIRLFGNSGACSACGQSIPASELVMRAQGNVYHLKCFTCSTCRNRLVPGDRFHYINGSLFCEHDRPTALINGHLNSLQSNPLLPDQKVC